A stretch of Candidatus Palauibacter australiensis DNA encodes these proteins:
- a CDS encoding SURF1 family protein, giving the protein MTINRRILLCAVALALGALFIRLGFWQLDRHGERSAGVRTRAERADAPRLEWLGPGDVPPDTAGLIGRRARLAGRWDRAGEIILRSRTLDGRAGAEVLTPFRVGGDAEQVVMVLRGWLPAPDGLRPDLASGWTDSPEGASGPRGEAQPSATVEGVFVSSRDGRGGQPLQPEIAGTPHLAIAGLDLALIREETALDPTPHVLRANDPSPGGVLRPARALETDAGPHLSYAIQWFAFAVIGLGGTAILLRSSGGRKSPSERMRS; this is encoded by the coding sequence GTGACCATCAACCGAAGGATCCTGCTGTGCGCCGTGGCCCTCGCCCTGGGGGCGCTCTTCATCCGCCTCGGCTTCTGGCAACTCGACCGGCATGGCGAACGGAGCGCCGGGGTGCGCACGCGCGCCGAGCGCGCCGACGCCCCGCGGCTCGAGTGGCTCGGCCCCGGCGACGTGCCTCCCGACACGGCAGGCCTCATCGGCCGCCGCGCGCGGCTCGCCGGCCGGTGGGACCGGGCCGGCGAGATCATCCTCCGGAGCCGCACCCTAGACGGGCGGGCGGGCGCGGAGGTGCTGACCCCCTTCCGGGTCGGCGGCGACGCCGAGCAGGTCGTGATGGTCCTGCGCGGCTGGCTGCCCGCGCCCGACGGCCTCCGCCCCGACCTCGCGTCCGGGTGGACGGATTCGCCGGAAGGCGCCTCGGGCCCTCGCGGGGAAGCCCAACCCTCCGCCACGGTCGAGGGGGTCTTCGTGTCGTCGCGGGACGGACGCGGCGGGCAGCCGCTCCAGCCCGAGATCGCCGGGACGCCCCACCTCGCCATCGCCGGGCTTGACCTCGCCTTGATCCGCGAAGAGACGGCCCTCGATCCCACGCCTCACGTCCTGCGGGCGAACGATCCTTCCCCGGGCGGCGTCCTGCGTCCCGCCCGCGCGCTCGAGACCGACGCCGGCCCGCACCTGTCCTACGCGATCCAGTGGTTCGCGTTCGCCGTCATCGGGCTGGGCGGAACCGCGATCCTGCTCCGCTCCTCAGGCGGCCGGAAATCCCCATCCGAAAGGATGCGATCGTGA
- a CDS encoding AMP-binding protein, which translates to MIFQSPHPPIAVPEQSFSDYLLGSLEDRRDKPAFIEGPSGRAVTYGQLRDQARAAARGLAARGLGRGGVVAICSPNLPEYATAFLAAGMAGGCSTTLNPLSTDDELVSQLNDSGARWFITVPPLLERARAVAARTGIEEIFVFGEAEGATAFADLIADGLKDGIPTDLEPAGILNPAEDLLTLPYSSGTTGVSKGVMLTHRNLVANIEQFSAIGLVDADDVVLAVLPFFHIYGMVVVMSGALKAGATVVTMPRFDLEEFLGAIQHYRATCLYLVPPIVLGLAKHPAVDGYDLSSVNWIMSGAAPLGEEIALACQERIGCRVFQGYGLTEASPVTHVCFGESVDAEKIGTIGPTIPSTEMMIVDLESGEARGPGGEGEVWIRGPQVMKGYLNNPEATASTLDAEGWLHTGDVGRADEDGYVTIVDRAKELIKYKGYQVAPAELEDLLLSHPAVADVAVIPVADEEAGEIPKACVVRAGDVSGEEIMRYVAERVAPQKKIRAVEFLEEIPKSASGKILRRFLVERERAAAR; encoded by the coding sequence ATGATCTTCCAGAGCCCCCACCCCCCGATCGCCGTCCCGGAGCAGTCCTTCTCCGACTATCTTCTGGGTTCCCTTGAGGATCGCCGGGACAAACCCGCGTTCATCGAAGGACCGAGCGGCCGGGCGGTGACCTACGGTCAACTCCGGGATCAGGCGCGCGCCGCGGCGCGGGGCCTCGCGGCCCGCGGACTGGGGCGGGGAGGCGTGGTCGCCATCTGCAGCCCGAACCTGCCCGAGTACGCGACGGCCTTCCTCGCGGCCGGCATGGCCGGCGGCTGCAGCACGACGCTCAACCCTCTCAGCACGGATGACGAACTCGTCTCCCAGCTGAACGATTCCGGCGCCCGCTGGTTCATCACCGTCCCCCCGCTTCTGGAGAGGGCGCGAGCGGTCGCGGCACGGACGGGCATCGAAGAGATCTTCGTGTTCGGCGAGGCGGAGGGCGCGACCGCCTTCGCCGACCTCATCGCAGACGGGCTGAAGGATGGGATTCCGACCGATCTGGAACCGGCGGGCATCCTCAATCCCGCCGAGGACCTTCTCACGCTCCCGTATTCGAGCGGGACGACGGGCGTTTCGAAGGGCGTGATGCTCACGCACCGGAACCTCGTCGCGAACATCGAGCAGTTCAGCGCCATCGGCCTTGTGGACGCCGACGACGTCGTGCTCGCCGTCCTCCCCTTCTTCCACATCTACGGGATGGTCGTCGTCATGAGCGGCGCCCTGAAGGCGGGCGCGACCGTCGTCACGATGCCCCGCTTCGATCTCGAGGAGTTCCTGGGCGCGATTCAGCATTACCGGGCGACGTGTCTCTACCTCGTGCCGCCGATCGTGCTCGGCCTCGCCAAGCACCCCGCGGTCGACGGCTACGACCTCTCGTCCGTGAACTGGATCATGTCCGGGGCGGCCCCGTTGGGAGAGGAGATCGCCCTCGCCTGCCAGGAACGGATCGGGTGTCGCGTGTTCCAGGGTTACGGCCTCACCGAGGCGAGTCCGGTGACGCACGTCTGTTTCGGGGAGAGCGTCGATGCGGAGAAGATCGGGACGATCGGGCCGACGATCCCGAGCACCGAGATGATGATCGTCGATCTCGAGTCGGGGGAGGCGCGGGGACCCGGCGGGGAAGGGGAGGTGTGGATCCGCGGTCCCCAGGTGATGAAGGGCTATCTCAACAATCCGGAGGCCACGGCGAGCACGCTGGACGCCGAGGGCTGGCTCCATACGGGTGACGTGGGGCGCGCGGACGAAGACGGGTATGTGACGATCGTCGACCGGGCCAAGGAGCTCATCAAGTACAAGGGATACCAGGTGGCTCCGGCCGAACTCGAGGACCTCCTCCTCTCGCATCCGGCCGTGGCCGATGTCGCCGTCATTCCGGTGGCGGATGAGGAGGCGGGGGAGATCCCGAAGGCGTGCGTCGTGCGGGCGGGAGACGTGAGCGGCGAGGAAATCATGCGGTACGTGGCGGAGCGCGTGGCGCCGCAGAAGAAGATCCGCGCCGTGGAGTTCCTCGAAGAGATCCCGAAATCAGCATCGGGCAAGATCCTCCGGAGGTTCCTCGTGGAGCGCGAGCGGGCCGCGGCGCGGTGA
- a CDS encoding PaaI family thioesterase: MSEALQDRYVPESICFGCGPANPDGLRLRSFPAGDDGHEVVAEWTPGPNHRSFPGILNGGIIGTLLDCQCNWCAAHYFMRTRGLDHPPVTVTAEYTVRLRKPTPSDAPVQLRARIAEAGERKVVVEAELLSGGECTATCSGTFVAIGEGHLAHGTR; this comes from the coding sequence GTGAGCGAGGCGCTGCAGGACAGGTATGTGCCCGAGTCGATCTGTTTCGGCTGCGGCCCGGCGAATCCGGACGGGCTCCGGCTACGCAGCTTCCCCGCCGGGGACGACGGTCACGAGGTGGTGGCCGAATGGACGCCCGGGCCGAATCACCGGTCGTTCCCGGGCATCCTCAACGGAGGCATCATCGGGACGCTGCTCGACTGCCAGTGCAACTGGTGCGCCGCGCACTACTTCATGCGCACGCGCGGCCTGGACCATCCGCCCGTCACCGTGACGGCCGAATACACGGTCCGGCTCCGGAAGCCGACGCCCTCCGACGCTCCGGTGCAACTCCGGGCGCGGATCGCCGAGGCGGGCGAGCGCAAGGTCGTGGTCGAAGCCGAACTGCTGTCTGGGGGCGAGTGTACGGCCACCTGCTCAGGGACGTTCGTGGCCATCGGGGAAGGACATCTGGCACATGGAACCCGCTAA